In Toxoplasma gondii ME49 chromosome VIII, whole genome shotgun sequence, a single genomic region encodes these proteins:
- a CDS encoding hypothetical protein (encoded by transcript TGME49_200295), translating to MIPKEPLQSPEGNPALHWLTSAIADALDAEHCSIWMNTPGSLTLQATTLQQELADDPRPRSALAERVTEFGTCVNVVDAARDTRFKADSERPSPHTTRTMVCIPLMPEDQDADEKPTGCIQLFNKLQDRVFNTLDIQKLQGFEQVINSMHAGGCRVLSLSCALSHMKEIFSKFPAATLLVDRRGVVVQANSEASWIMRKLAANKDVDADTLGVIRNNSSCIDKNFPVGLCLSDLW from the exons ATGATCCCAAAAG AGCCTCTGCAATCCCCTGAGGGCAATCCGGCCCTGCATTGGCTCACGAGTGCCATTGCAGACGCCCTAGACGCTGAGCATTGCTCTATTTGGATGAACACTCCAGGGAGTCTCACTCTTCAGGCCACCACA CTGCAGCAGGAACTAGCCGACGACCCACGGCCCCGGAGCGCCCTCGCAGAAAGAGTCACGGAGTTTGGCACTTGTGTGAACGTAGTCGACGCTGCCAGAGATACACG CTTTAAAGCAGATTCAGAGAGGCCCAGTCCACACACTACGAGGACGATGGTGTGCATTCCGCTGATGCCCGAGGACCAGGATGCGGACGAGAAGCCGACGGGATGCATTCAGTTATTCAATAAATTGCAAGACAGAGTCTTCAATACTCTGGATATTCAAAAATTGCAG GGGTTCGAGCAAGTGATCAACAGCATGCACGCTGGAGGCTGCCgggttctctcgctttcatGTGCTCTAAGTCACATGAAAGAAATTTTCTCCAAATTCCCAGCAGCTACGCTCCTCGTCGATCGTCGTG gcgttGTTGTTCAAGCCAACAGCGAGGCCAGTTGGATCATGCGGAAACTCGCGGCCAACAAGGACGTTGATGCAGACACGCTGGGAGTTATCCGAA ACAACTCATCCTGTATCGACAAGAATTTCCCTGTGGGGCTCTGTTTGAGCGATCTCTGGTAA